The Chlorocebus sabaeus isolate Y175 chromosome 6, mChlSab1.0.hap1, whole genome shotgun sequence genome has a segment encoding these proteins:
- the ZNF649 gene encoding zinc finger protein 649 isoform X3, which produces MGQHYEHGRTLKSYLGLTNQSRRYNRKEPAEFNGDGAFLLDNHEQMPMEIEFHESRKPISTKSRFLKHQQTRNIEKAHECTDCGKAFLKKSQLTEHKRIHTGKKPHGCSLCGKTFYKKYRLTEHERAHKGEKPHGCSECGKAFPRKSQLTEHQRIHTGNKPHQCSECGKAFSRKSLLIVHQRTHTGEKPYTCGECGKCFIQKGNLIIHQRTHTGEKPYGCIDCGKAFSQKSCLVAHQRYHTGKTPFVCPECGQPCSQKSGLIRHQRIHSGEKPYKCSDCGKAFITKTMLIVHHRTHTGERPYGCDKCEKAYFYMSCLVKHKRIHTREKQGDSVKVDSPSTASHNLSPSEHTQGKSPDNMVTLQIPSVTPQMPFNTSGLLADRNVVLVGQPLARCAPLGDNRSFAQDRSLTNAVNVVMPSVINYIFFYVTNT; this is translated from the coding sequence ATGGGACAACACTATGAACATGGAAGAACTTTGAAATCATATTTAGGTTTAACCAACCAGAGCAGAAGATACAACAGAAAGGAGCCTGCTGAGTTTAATGGAGATGGAGCTTTTCTCCTTGATAATCATGAACAAATGCCTATGGAAATCGAATTCCATGAAAGTAGAAAACCCATCAGCACTAAGTCACGATTCCTTAAACATCAGCAAACACGCAATATAGAGAAAGCCCATGAATGCACTGACTGTGGGAAAGCTTTCCTCAAgaagtctcagctcactgagcataagagaattcatacaggAAAGAAACCCCATGGGTGTAGCTTGTGTGGGAAAACCTTCTACAAGAAGTACAGGCTCACTGAACATGAGCGAGCTCACAAAGGAGAGAAACCGCATGGGTGtagtgaatgtgggaaagccttcccCAGGAAATCTCAGCTTACTGAACATCAAAGGATTCACACGGGAAATAAGCCGCATCAATGCAGCGAATGTGGGAAAGCTTTCTCCAGAAAATCACTACTCATTGTACATCAGCGAACTCATACAGGAGAGAAGCCTTATACATGCGGTGAATGTGGAAAATGCTTCATTCAGAAGGGCAATCTCATTATACATCAacgaactcacactggagagaaaccttatggTTGCATTGACTGTGGTAAGGCCTTCAGCCAGAAGTCTTGCCTTGTAGCACATCAGAGATATCATACAGGAAAGACTCCCTTTGTATGTCCTGAATGTGGACAACCCTGTTCACAGAAGTCAGGACTCATTAGACATCAGAGAATTCActcaggagagaaaccctataaatgcagtgactgtgggaaagccttcatTACAAAGACAATGCTCATTGTACATCACAGAACTCACACGGGAGAGAGACCCTATGGCTGTGATAAGTGTGAGAAAGCTTACTTCTATATGTCTTGCCTTGTTAAACATAAGAGAATACACACAAGGGAGAAACAGGGGGATTCAGTGAAGGTGGACAGTCCTTCCACAGCAAGTCACAACTTAAGTCCTAGTGAACACACGCAGGGGAAAAGCCCTGATAATATGGTGACTCTGCAGATACCTTCTGTGACCCCGCAGATGCCATTTAACACCAGCGGGCTCCTAGCAGATAGGAACGTAGTCCTTGTGGGACAGCCACTTGCCAGATGTGCACCCTTGGGAGATAATAGAAGCTTTGCACAGGACAGAAGCCTTACAAATGCAGTGAACGTGGTCATGCCTTCAGTCATCAATTACATCTTCTTTTATGTTACAAACACATAA
- the ZNF649 gene encoding zinc finger protein 649 isoform X1 has protein sequence MTEAQESLTLRDVAVDFTWEEWQLLGPAQKHLYRDVMLENYGNLVSVGFQASKPDALTKLEQGEPLWALEDEIHSPTHPEIEKADDHLQQHLQNQRILKRMGQHYEHGRTLKSYLGLTNQSRRYNRKEPAEFNGDGAFLLDNHEQMPMEIEFHESRKPISTKSRFLKHQQTRNIEKAHECTDCGKAFLKKSQLTEHKRIHTGKKPHGCSLCGKTFYKKYRLTEHERAHKGEKPHGCSECGKAFPRKSQLTEHQRIHTGNKPHQCSECGKAFSRKSLLIVHQRTHTGEKPYTCGECGKCFIQKGNLIIHQRTHTGEKPYGCIDCGKAFSQKSCLVAHQRYHTGKTPFVCPECGQPCSQKSGLIRHQRIHSGEKPYKCSDCGKAFITKTMLIVHHRTHTGERPYGCDKCEKAYFYMSCLVKHKRIHTREKQGDSVKVDSPSTASHNLSPSEHTQGKSPDNMVTLQIPSVTPQMPFNTSGLLADRNVVLVGQPLARCAPLGDNRSFAQDRSLTNAVNVVMPSVINYIFFYVTNT, from the exons atgacaGAGGCCCAG GAATCACTGACCCTGAGGGATGTGGCTGTGGACTTCACCTGGGAGGAGTGgcagctcctgggccctgctcagAAGCATCTGTACCGGGATGTGATGTTGGAGAACTACGGCAACCTTGTGTCAGTGG GGTTTCAAGCTAGCAAACCTGATGCCCTCACCAAGTTGGAACAAGGAGAACCGCTTTGGGCATTAGAAGATGAAATCCACAGTCCAACTCATCCAG AAATTGAGAAAGCTGATGATCATCTGCAGCAGCACTTGCAAAACCAAAGAATACTGAAGAGGATGGGACAACACTATGAACATGGAAGAACTTTGAAATCATATTTAGGTTTAACCAACCAGAGCAGAAGATACAACAGAAAGGAGCCTGCTGAGTTTAATGGAGATGGAGCTTTTCTCCTTGATAATCATGAACAAATGCCTATGGAAATCGAATTCCATGAAAGTAGAAAACCCATCAGCACTAAGTCACGATTCCTTAAACATCAGCAAACACGCAATATAGAGAAAGCCCATGAATGCACTGACTGTGGGAAAGCTTTCCTCAAgaagtctcagctcactgagcataagagaattcatacaggAAAGAAACCCCATGGGTGTAGCTTGTGTGGGAAAACCTTCTACAAGAAGTACAGGCTCACTGAACATGAGCGAGCTCACAAAGGAGAGAAACCGCATGGGTGtagtgaatgtgggaaagccttcccCAGGAAATCTCAGCTTACTGAACATCAAAGGATTCACACGGGAAATAAGCCGCATCAATGCAGCGAATGTGGGAAAGCTTTCTCCAGAAAATCACTACTCATTGTACATCAGCGAACTCATACAGGAGAGAAGCCTTATACATGCGGTGAATGTGGAAAATGCTTCATTCAGAAGGGCAATCTCATTATACATCAacgaactcacactggagagaaaccttatggTTGCATTGACTGTGGTAAGGCCTTCAGCCAGAAGTCTTGCCTTGTAGCACATCAGAGATATCATACAGGAAAGACTCCCTTTGTATGTCCTGAATGTGGACAACCCTGTTCACAGAAGTCAGGACTCATTAGACATCAGAGAATTCActcaggagagaaaccctataaatgcagtgactgtgggaaagccttcatTACAAAGACAATGCTCATTGTACATCACAGAACTCACACGGGAGAGAGACCCTATGGCTGTGATAAGTGTGAGAAAGCTTACTTCTATATGTCTTGCCTTGTTAAACATAAGAGAATACACACAAGGGAGAAACAGGGGGATTCAGTGAAGGTGGACAGTCCTTCCACAGCAAGTCACAACTTAAGTCCTAGTGAACACACGCAGGGGAAAAGCCCTGATAATATGGTGACTCTGCAGATACCTTCTGTGACCCCGCAGATGCCATTTAACACCAGCGGGCTCCTAGCAGATAGGAACGTAGTCCTTGTGGGACAGCCACTTGCCAGATGTGCACCCTTGGGAGATAATAGAAGCTTTGCACAGGACAGAAGCCTTACAAATGCAGTGAACGTGGTCATGCCTTCAGTCATCAATTACATCTTCTTTTATGTTACAAACACATAA
- the ZNF649 gene encoding zinc finger protein 649 isoform X2: MESLTLRDVAVDFTWEEWQLLGPAQKHLYRDVMLENYGNLVSVGFQASKPDALTKLEQGEPLWALEDEIHSPTHPEIEKADDHLQQHLQNQRILKRMGQHYEHGRTLKSYLGLTNQSRRYNRKEPAEFNGDGAFLLDNHEQMPMEIEFHESRKPISTKSRFLKHQQTRNIEKAHECTDCGKAFLKKSQLTEHKRIHTGKKPHGCSLCGKTFYKKYRLTEHERAHKGEKPHGCSECGKAFPRKSQLTEHQRIHTGNKPHQCSECGKAFSRKSLLIVHQRTHTGEKPYTCGECGKCFIQKGNLIIHQRTHTGEKPYGCIDCGKAFSQKSCLVAHQRYHTGKTPFVCPECGQPCSQKSGLIRHQRIHSGEKPYKCSDCGKAFITKTMLIVHHRTHTGERPYGCDKCEKAYFYMSCLVKHKRIHTREKQGDSVKVDSPSTASHNLSPSEHTQGKSPDNMVTLQIPSVTPQMPFNTSGLLADRNVVLVGQPLARCAPLGDNRSFAQDRSLTNAVNVVMPSVINYIFFYVTNT, encoded by the exons ATG GAATCACTGACCCTGAGGGATGTGGCTGTGGACTTCACCTGGGAGGAGTGgcagctcctgggccctgctcagAAGCATCTGTACCGGGATGTGATGTTGGAGAACTACGGCAACCTTGTGTCAGTGG GGTTTCAAGCTAGCAAACCTGATGCCCTCACCAAGTTGGAACAAGGAGAACCGCTTTGGGCATTAGAAGATGAAATCCACAGTCCAACTCATCCAG AAATTGAGAAAGCTGATGATCATCTGCAGCAGCACTTGCAAAACCAAAGAATACTGAAGAGGATGGGACAACACTATGAACATGGAAGAACTTTGAAATCATATTTAGGTTTAACCAACCAGAGCAGAAGATACAACAGAAAGGAGCCTGCTGAGTTTAATGGAGATGGAGCTTTTCTCCTTGATAATCATGAACAAATGCCTATGGAAATCGAATTCCATGAAAGTAGAAAACCCATCAGCACTAAGTCACGATTCCTTAAACATCAGCAAACACGCAATATAGAGAAAGCCCATGAATGCACTGACTGTGGGAAAGCTTTCCTCAAgaagtctcagctcactgagcataagagaattcatacaggAAAGAAACCCCATGGGTGTAGCTTGTGTGGGAAAACCTTCTACAAGAAGTACAGGCTCACTGAACATGAGCGAGCTCACAAAGGAGAGAAACCGCATGGGTGtagtgaatgtgggaaagccttcccCAGGAAATCTCAGCTTACTGAACATCAAAGGATTCACACGGGAAATAAGCCGCATCAATGCAGCGAATGTGGGAAAGCTTTCTCCAGAAAATCACTACTCATTGTACATCAGCGAACTCATACAGGAGAGAAGCCTTATACATGCGGTGAATGTGGAAAATGCTTCATTCAGAAGGGCAATCTCATTATACATCAacgaactcacactggagagaaaccttatggTTGCATTGACTGTGGTAAGGCCTTCAGCCAGAAGTCTTGCCTTGTAGCACATCAGAGATATCATACAGGAAAGACTCCCTTTGTATGTCCTGAATGTGGACAACCCTGTTCACAGAAGTCAGGACTCATTAGACATCAGAGAATTCActcaggagagaaaccctataaatgcagtgactgtgggaaagccttcatTACAAAGACAATGCTCATTGTACATCACAGAACTCACACGGGAGAGAGACCCTATGGCTGTGATAAGTGTGAGAAAGCTTACTTCTATATGTCTTGCCTTGTTAAACATAAGAGAATACACACAAGGGAGAAACAGGGGGATTCAGTGAAGGTGGACAGTCCTTCCACAGCAAGTCACAACTTAAGTCCTAGTGAACACACGCAGGGGAAAAGCCCTGATAATATGGTGACTCTGCAGATACCTTCTGTGACCCCGCAGATGCCATTTAACACCAGCGGGCTCCTAGCAGATAGGAACGTAGTCCTTGTGGGACAGCCACTTGCCAGATGTGCACCCTTGGGAGATAATAGAAGCTTTGCACAGGACAGAAGCCTTACAAATGCAGTGAACGTGGTCATGCCTTCAGTCATCAATTACATCTTCTTTTATGTTACAAACACATAA